AAACAGAGGGGGCTTGGTTAATGATTCATTTGTTGTGGTTACTTGTCGGTTTGGTGCTGTTGACTGTTGGTGGCGAGGCTTTGGTGCGTGGTGCCTTGGCAGCAGCGCGTCGAATGAGCGTGTCGCCCTTGTTGGCGGGGTTGGTGATTGTTGGTTTTGGTACCTCTGCACCTGAATTGGTGGTGTCGTTGCAAGCAGCGCTTAGTGGTTCGCCTGCGATTGCGGTGGGCAATGTAATTGGCAGTAATATCGCCAATATTCTGCTGATCTTGGGGGTAAGTGCGGTGATTATGCCGTTAGTGACCCATATCAAGTCGCTGCGCCGCGACGGCCTTACCATGCTGTTTGCAACACTCCTGTTCATGGGGCTGGCAAGTTTTGGGGGGCTCGGGCGGCTGGAAGGTATTTTGATGCTTGGGCTTCTTGCTGCTTATTTGGTCTGGGCCTATCGTACCGAGCGTGAGGATACGTCCAGTCCGGAAGCGCAGTTGCATAAAGCAGAGGCAGACGAAATTGAGATGCTGCCCATGTCCATCCCCATGACTCTGCTGGCTACCATTGGTGGCTTGGCGATGTTGATTGTGGGCGCCAATCGCTTTTTGTTGGGTGCCGTGGGGCTGGGACAGGAGCTAGGGGTGCCAGAGGCCATTATTGGCTTGACCGTCGTGGCGGTGGGGACGTCCTTACCGGAATTGGCGGTGTCGATTGTTGCGGCTATTCGTAAACATGCGGATGTGGCGGTGGGCAATATTATCGGCAGCTGTATTTTTAATATTCTGTGCATTCTGGGTATTTCATCCACTATTACACCGCTTCCATTGGAAGGGCGCCTGTTGGAGATCGACCAGTTTGTGATGTTGGCAGTGACTGTTGTGCTGCTGTTGTTCTTGTTTTTTGGCTTGCGCTTGTCGCGCCTCAAAGGTGCGTTATTGCTGGCAGGCTATGTGGCTTACATTGCGGCTATGTTTGGTTTGCAAAGTTAATCCATTAAGCGTGATGACAGCACAAAAACACAAACCCTGGCCAGTGCCGGGGTTTGTGTTTTTGGGATTACACCAAATCCTTGTCGGTTGCGAATGACAGCGCAAACGATTTAGGACCTACATTCACTGCACCGGTCATGCTCATCATCGAGAGCATGGTTTTGAGATTGTGCTGTTTGCAAAATTCGCGGAAAGCGACCAGTACCGGTTCGTCTTTAATCTCCTCCAGTAAACCGCCGTAGCTCATGGTAATTACATCGCTGGTCAGGCCTTGCTGAATTTGTTTTTTCACATGCTCCAGCAGTTTTTCCAGTGCGCCGAGAAACCCTTTGCCGGTATCAATTTTGTCGGTATTGCCGCGATGCAATTGCACTATGGGGCGCAGATTCAGGGCGCTGGCCAGTTTGAAATTGATCCATGAAATATTGTTATCGCCTTTGCGCAGGTGACGGCGTTCGCGCATGTAGGACAAGTCATTGGGGATCAAATACCCATAGACCTGATCGCGCATATTGTCGATTTCGCGGATGGATTTATTGAGCGGTAACTTATCTACCTGGATGCGCTTCACCAATTCGTAAACCAGCAGTGCGTGGCCGGTAAACATGGACATGGAATCGTAGAGGCGAATACGAAAAGGTGCACGGCCTTCGTCGCGCTCCAATTCGCGGAACCTGGGTTCATTGACCAGTGCCGCTTCGGATACGCGTTTGAATACATCACTTTTTTTGCTATTGATGGTAACTACTTGTACCAAATCGTATTTGGGCAGCAGGCGCTTTTTGAGTATGTCGGTCATGTCATTGACGGAGAGTGGATCAGATTGCGCCAGACCGTAAACATCGCGGCTGTGATTTTTGTAAAAGTTGAGCATGGTTTGCGGGTCGCGATAATCCAGCTCTTGCCCTTTGGCGTGGTTGATGTAAATCGGCAGCACTTCAATATTGTGTTGCTGGATAAATTTGGCGGGTAAATCGCAGGTTGAGTCAACAGCGATGCAAGTCCTGGCGGTCATGGTACTTCTCTCCTCGAAGTCATTGTCTTGGGTCAATCTTATGCCTTCCTTTGCGGAGTGAGTGGTGTGCACGTCATGTGTACACAGGGTTGATGGTGCCAGTATCGGCGACAATAGTGTTGGGCAACAGTCGCGAAAAGCCGCGCGTGTTGTAAGGTTTGGATGAGTCGGTTGTGCGCTTTGGCTTACAGCCGGTTAGTCGGGCGAGGCAGGGATGGGGAGGAAAATACTAAAGCGTGCGCCGCCCAGCCCGGAGCGACTGATGCGGATATCGCCATCGTAGCTGCGAATAATTTCAGCAGCGACTGCCAGGCCAATGCCTTGTCCGGGTTGGTTGGTGTCCAGCCGCTGGCCGCGTTCCAGAATACGTTCAGTCTGGTCCTCAGGCACGCCGGGGCCGTCATCTTCTATCTCGATGCACAGTTGGTTGTCAGTCAGGGATGAGCTCATCCGCACTTCCTGATGGCCGTATTTGAAGGCGTTCTCCAGCAGGTTGCCGAGCAATTCCATCACATCCTGTTCATCGCCCGCGACTATGGAGTTGGGGGCCAAGGCTAGCGATTGTTTCATTTTTTTATGGGCATATACCTTTTGCAAGGCGGCAAATAAGCGCTGGGCAATAGGCTCGATACGGGTGCGACGGAAGCTGCCGTGCTGTTGGCTGGAGACGGCGCGCTGCAATTGGTAGGTCACCACCTGATTCATGCGAGCGACTTGCTCGCTGGCGATTTGCTGCAATTCGCCGTCGGATTCTGCACCCTGTCCAAGCCGGCTCTGCAGTACTGCAAGAGGCGTTTTCAAGCTGTGCGCGAGGTCGGCCAGACTATTGCGATAGCGCTGGCGCAAGGCCTGTTCGCGCTCCAATACCTGATTGAGGTTGTCGACGATTTTTTGCAGTTCCCTGGGGTGTTCTCCGGCGATGTTACTGGTATCGCCGCTCTGCATTTTTTTCAGCGCCACGGCGAGCTTGCCCAGTGGGCGTAGGCCCCAGCGCAGAATCATGGTCTGTGCGATGAGCAGGAAAATCCCGGCGGCGCCCAGCCAGCGCCAGAGTTCGTTGCGATAGGCTTTGAGCTCCGCTTTGAATTCGGTCGCCCCGTGGATCACCACAAAATAAAACGGTGTTGGTTTGCCGCTGGCGTCCTCCCAATTGACCGCGTAGCTCGCGACAAAATGCAGGTTTTTATCCAGTCGTTGTTCACTGAAAACCAGTTGCCCGGGGGAGTCTTTGGTGACCACGCTGTTGTAGGGCGGCGGATCGCGCAGGGCGGCAGAGTTGGAGTGCCAGACCAGTTTTTCCTGGCCGTTGAAAATGTAGCCGTACAAGCCCGAGTTGGGGTGCTCAAAATCGGCTTCACTCAGGGTGACTGGCATGCGCAGGCTGTCGAAGCGATTGTTGCGCACTTCCGGCTCGGCAACGCTGAACAACAGGTTGATGTGCCCGCGCAAGCGCGACGTTTCGGCAACGTTCAGGCTGTTTTCAAAGGCGCGATCCAGAAAAAAACCGGTCAGCCCCAGGAATAGCGGCAGCAATACTGCCGAGGCCAGCAACAGCCTGGCCGCGATAGAAGAGAAGCGTGCCTTGAGCTTGGACAAGGCTTATTGAACATCCAGATTGAACCGGTAGCCCAGGCCGCGCTGGGTACTGATCAGGTTGAGGCTGCCATCGGGGTCGAGTTTCTTGCGCAGGCGCCCGACAAACACTTCAATCACATTGCTGTCGCGGTCGTAGTCCTGGGCATAAAGGTGTTCGGTCAGCTCGCTTTTGGAGATGTTTTTACCGGCATGTAGCGCCAGATAAGT
The nucleotide sequence above comes from Cellvibrio sp. PSBB023. Encoded proteins:
- a CDS encoding calcium/sodium antiporter — translated: MIHLLWLLVGLVLLTVGGEALVRGALAAARRMSVSPLLAGLVIVGFGTSAPELVVSLQAALSGSPAIAVGNVIGSNIANILLILGVSAVIMPLVTHIKSLRRDGLTMLFATLLFMGLASFGGLGRLEGILMLGLLAAYLVWAYRTEREDTSSPEAQLHKAEADEIEMLPMSIPMTLLATIGGLAMLIVGANRFLLGAVGLGQELGVPEAIIGLTVVAVGTSLPELAVSIVAAIRKHADVAVGNIIGSCIFNILCILGISSTITPLPLEGRLLEIDQFVMLAVTVVLLLFLFFGLRLSRLKGALLLAGYVAYIAAMFGLQS
- a CDS encoding DegV family protein — encoded protein: MTARTCIAVDSTCDLPAKFIQQHNIEVLPIYINHAKGQELDYRDPQTMLNFYKNHSRDVYGLAQSDPLSVNDMTDILKKRLLPKYDLVQVVTINSKKSDVFKRVSEAALVNEPRFRELERDEGRAPFRIRLYDSMSMFTGHALLVYELVKRIQVDKLPLNKSIREIDNMRDQVYGYLIPNDLSYMRERRHLRKGDNNISWINFKLASALNLRPIVQLHRGNTDKIDTGKGFLGALEKLLEHVKKQIQQGLTSDVITMSYGGLLEEIKDEPVLVAFREFCKQHNLKTMLSMMSMTGAVNVGPKSFALSFATDKDLV
- a CDS encoding ATP-binding protein — its product is MSKLKARFSSIAARLLLASAVLLPLFLGLTGFFLDRAFENSLNVAETSRLRGHINLLFSVAEPEVRNNRFDSLRMPVTLSEADFEHPNSGLYGYIFNGQEKLVWHSNSAALRDPPPYNSVVTKDSPGQLVFSEQRLDKNLHFVASYAVNWEDASGKPTPFYFVVIHGATEFKAELKAYRNELWRWLGAAGIFLLIAQTMILRWGLRPLGKLAVALKKMQSGDTSNIAGEHPRELQKIVDNLNQVLEREQALRQRYRNSLADLAHSLKTPLAVLQSRLGQGAESDGELQQIASEQVARMNQVVTYQLQRAVSSQQHGSFRRTRIEPIAQRLFAALQKVYAHKKMKQSLALAPNSIVAGDEQDVMELLGNLLENAFKYGHQEVRMSSSLTDNQLCIEIEDDGPGVPEDQTERILERGQRLDTNQPGQGIGLAVAAEIIRSYDGDIRISRSGLGGARFSIFLPIPASPD